Proteins encoded in a region of the Phalacrocorax carbo chromosome 17, bPhaCar2.1, whole genome shotgun sequence genome:
- the PIGW gene encoding phosphatidylinositol-glycan biosynthesis class W protein, with translation MSQKHLKEAFISNLNGTSLLEISLGLSVAPLCLLCRGLLLILYYLHYGKRLSSRTYSLLLDFLVLVSPLLFSCTVLSPVAFLTPTIIAAFCAGIFSKIYSRRKQKTSVPFRQMVKDFQETYLDPEYIPAITVFRVYVNVLTSISILAVDFPQYPRRYAKAETYGTGVMDLGVGAFIFANALVCPEVRQKSYVTQPKFSNLGRQIFSVWPLIFLGVGRLLSVKSIDYHEHTSEYGVHWNFFFTLAFVRLAASLLLAIFPINKSWIVALNLAVLYQLILNTTSLKTFILHGSDGRDTRVGFLNANREGLLSLFGYLAIYMASVQVGLCLQKCRNSVKGWTEAACFFLLTVFVLFVFLHVSQAYADPVSRRMANLSYCIWVVAHCLAFFSCSVVTDLMLVFTKLLVKGSSVPCCWNVVKPPSTSTKHATEASPIGREGKPSHVCLISAINKNQLLFFLLANVMTGTVNMLIDTISSKAAFTLCVLHLYMFFNCLIMHILHAKNIVLKFW, from the coding sequence atgtcacaaaaacacctgaaagaagCCTTTATCAGCAACTTAAATGGAACTAGTTTGCTGGAAATTTCCCTAGGCTTGTCTGTAGCCCCGCTCTGCCTGCTTTGCAGAGGTCTCCTCTTGATTTTATATTACCTGCACTATGGGAAACGATTAAGTTCAAGGACATACAGCCTGCTGCTAGACTTCCTTGTGCTAGTATCTCCTCTCCTGTTCTCCTGCACGGTCTTGTCTCCAGTCGCCTTTTTGACACCAACTATCATTGCAGCCTTCTGTGCCGggatattttctaaaatatacagccgaagaaaacagaagaccaGCGTGCCTTTTAGGCAAATGGTAAAAGACTTCCAGGAGACATACTTGGATCCAGAATACATTCCAGCAATAACTGTGTTTCGCGTTTATGTCAACGTGTTGACATCAATCAGCATTTTAGCAGTGGATTTCCCGCAGTATCCAAGGCGATACGCCAAAGCCGAGACCTATGGAACAGGAGTTATGGATCTGGGGGTtggagcttttatttttgctaatgCTCTCGTTTGTCCTGAGGTTAGACAAAAGTCTTACGTGACGCAACCAAAATTTTCCAATCTGGGCAGGCAGATCTTTTCCGTTTGGCCGTTGATTTTTCTTGGCGTTGGACGACTGCTTAGTGTTAAATCCATAGACTATCATGAACATACGTCCGAGTACGGAGTGCACTggaattttttctttaccttaGCATTTGTGAGGCTCGCAGCATCTCTACTTTTAGCCATATTTCCAATAAATAAATCTTGGATTGTTGCTTTAAATCTCGCAGTACTTTATCAGCTTATTCTTAACACTACCTCTCTGAAGACGTTTATCCTGCATGGGAGCGACGGCAGAGATACTAGGGTTGGCTTTTTAAATGCCAACAGGGAAGGACTGCTCTCTCTTTTTGGATATCTAGCCATATATATGGCGAGCGTCCAAGTGGGACTCTGTCTGCAGAAGTGCAGAAACTCTGTCAAAGGCTGGACTGAAGCAGCCTGTTTCTTCCTGCTGACAGTTTTCGTGCTCTTTGTATTTCTTCACGTGTCGCAAGCGTACGCGGACCCCGTCTCCCGCCGGATGGCGAACCTATCCTACTGCATATGGGTGGTTGCTCACTGTCTGGCTTTCTTCAGCTGTAGTGTAGTGACTGATCTCATGTTGGTGTTCACAAAGCTTCTGGTGAAGGGGTCCAGCGTGCCCTGTTGCTGGAACGTTGTAAAGCCCCCCAGTACCAGTACAAAGCACGCGACAGAGGCCTCGCCTATCGGCAGGGAAGGCAAACCTTCGCACGTTTGCCTGATTAGCGCTATTAATAAAAACCAATTACTATTTTTCTTGCTAGCAAATGTTATGACTGGTACTGTGAATATGCTGATAGATACAATCAGCAGCAAGGCTGCATTTACGTTATGTGTGCTGCACTTGTATAtgttttttaactgtttaaTTATGCACATACTGCATGCCAAAAATATAGTATTAAAGTTTTGGTGA